The Episyrphus balteatus chromosome 4, idEpiBalt1.1, whole genome shotgun sequence genome includes a window with the following:
- the LOC129919508 gene encoding E3 ubiquitin-protein ligase SH3RF1 isoform X1, translating into MDERTLNDLLECSVCLDRLDTSSKVLPCQHTFCRKCLEVIVASRQELRCPECRVLVDIKIDELPPNVLLMRILEGMKNAAANQHNLNKSPKIMNTPMLHPEGGQVINALVGGGPVGGMTIMNIAEQRVPNLNPTQKDKFVKCPVTDQMIQSAPTHPHNKNININEMHQQQQLHQSFPPNPQQHHQHQQHQQQQQNTQPTQNPSNANNERGYVPRVFALYDFQSKEPNDLSFKKGDVILLRRKVDANWFVGELNGREGTFPLNYVQVIVPLPVPQCIALYDFKMGPNEEEGCLNFKRGTMIHVLRRVDHNWAEGRIGSCIGIFPIAFVEMNALAEQLLDGSLQVQPTNNHQQHMPNATPRNLPPIPFDSSANDSTSSSSTVTTTSPNSTCSSNSSSNSIPSSPGSNPTSPQNNPAVKYRDYKEKRHSLNALTSGVGLSIIQSNRHSAEILSVPVSSTGGQESGSNQMQSGGQAAQSASTSSRGLNSLGSTMREQNSAPTQSRVNVLKTGGQQNVPPSLPWGYLALYPYKPRKTDELELKKGCVYIVTERCLDGWFKGKNWQDMSGVFPGNYVTPLRSRDQQQLMHQWKFVQNSQPASPQIQSPNTNQMTNNSAAPNPINILENINIRLCQMSSVPHQPPELPPRSAGGGPSTASSSSAWTKPLGHHMESFFGRKSLNGQQQQTQQQQHAAVQAASQTGKRLANKDSKDKHSGQEKDKQKDQQHNPSSSSSAVSLMKRLTNIKRSKSPSSNHVTNNQTVNTYSMDNPSFEDTVAPTNQQQTAAVPQQAPTQLPPPPSNTSNDRVTNSNVTLHPVHVRSGSCPSQLLQSLPVDLNNGGGGYISNDLNQSSFGSQRLKGNKERPQLQGLRQHVDGTFRLAAPGGGTSLLISTSSNNPSNNILLNKCQQSVSTSAAQLPVVIHHRKSQSLDANTISTQLTNNSPGGGGGGGGGGAAKGSSHVRESRFRCIVSYPPNSELELELNVGDIVYVHRKQKNGWYKGTHSRTNKSGLFPASFVEPDI; encoded by the exons GTATGAAAAACGCAGCAGCCAATCAgcacaatttaaataaatctcCTAAAATCATGAACACACCCATGTTACATCCTGAAGGAGGACAAGTAATAAATGCTCTTGTTGGTGGAGGTCCTGTTGGTGGTATGACCATAATGAATATTGCAGAACAACGCGTTCCAAATCTTAATCCAACACAAAAAGATAAATTCGTAAAATGCCCAGTTACCGATCAGATGATACAATCAGCACCCACCCACCCACAcaataaaaatatcaacatCAATGAAATgcaccaacaacaacagctACATCAATCATTTCCACCAAATCCACAACAGCAccatcaacatcaacaacatcagcaacaacaacaaaacacacAGCCCACACAAAATCCATCAAATGCTAATAATGAACGAGGATATGTGCCACGTGTTTTTGCTCTTTATGATTTCCAATCGAAAGAACCCAACGACTTGTCCTTCAAGAAAGGCGATGTGATTCTTCTTCGAAGAAAAGTCGATGCTAATTGGTTTGTTGGAGAACTAAATGGTCGCGAAGGAACATTCCCTCTTAACTATGTCCAAGTAATTGTACCCTTGCCTGTGCCACAATGCATTGCACTGTATGACTTCAAAATGGGACCAAACGAAGAAGAAGGTTGCCTTAATTTCAAAAGAGGCACAATGATTCATGTCCTCCGACGAGTTGATCATAATTGGGCTGAGGGTCGAATCGGATCTTGTATTGGAATTTTTCCAATTGCATTTGTCGAAATGAATGCCTTGGCTGAACAACTACTCGATGGTAGTCTCCAGGTTCAACCGACAAACAACCATCAGCAACATATGCCCAATGCAACTCCCAGAAATCTTCCTCCAATACCATTCGATTCGAGTGCAAATGATTCGACCAGCAGTTCATCCACAGTTACGACAACAAGTCCAAATTCGACTTGTAGCAGTAATTCGAGTTCGAATTCGATTCCAAGTAGTCCCGGATCAAATCCTACATCGCCTCAAAACAATCCAGCTGTCAAGTATAGGGATTACAAGGAGAAGCGACATTCATTGAACGCACTAACTTCGGGAGTAGGTCTTAGCATAATTCAATCGAATCGACATTCGGCGGAGATACTAAGTGTTCCAGTTTCATCGACCGGAGGTCAAGAGAGCGGCTCGAATCAAATGCAAAGTGGAGGACAAGCTGCTCAAAGTGCAAGCACATCTTCAAGAGGTTTAAATTCTCTTGGATCTACAATGCGCGAACAGAATTCAGCTCCAACACAAAGTCGGGTTAACGTCCTAAAGACTGGAGGTCAACAGAATGTTCCACCCTCATTACCTTGGGGCTATCTGGCATTGTATCCATATAAACCTAGGAAAACTGATGAACTCGAACTTAAAAAAGGCTGTGTGTATATTGTGACTGAAAGATGCTTGGATGGATGGTTCAAAGGCAAAAACTGGCAGGATATGTCAGGTGTTTTTCCCGGCAATTATGTGACCCCTTTGCGAAGTCGCGATCAACAACAATTGATGCATCAATGGAAATTCGTTCAAAACAGCCAACCAGCATCGCCACAAATTCAAAGTCCAAATACAAATCAGATGACAAATAACTCAGCTGCACCGAATCCGATAAACATTCTGGAGAACATTAATATTCGACTATGTCAGATGTCGAGTGTACCTCATCAACCGCCCGAGCTGCCACCACGCAGTGCAGGAGGTGGCCCGTCAACTGCATCGTCTTCTTCGGCTTGGACAAAACCATTAGGCCATCATATGGAATCATTTTTTGGTCGAAAATCACTAAAcggacaacaacaacaaacgcaACAGCAACAACATGCTGCAGTCCAAGCAGCATCGCAAACAGGAAAAAGACTAGCCAACAAAGACTCGAAAGATAAACACAGTGGACAagaaaaagacaaacaaaaagaCCAACAACACAACCCATCGTCTTCATCGTCAGCTGTAAGCTTGATGAAGAGACTTACCAATATAAAACGTTCCAAATCGCCAAGTTCGAATCATGTGACTAACAATCAAACAGTCAATACATATTCCATGGATAATCCATCCTTTGAGGATACTGTAGCACCAACTAACCAACAACAAACTGCTGCAGTACCTCAACAAGCACCGACACAACTACCCCCACCACCTTCAAACACATCAAATGATCGTGTAACAAATAGCAATGTTACATTGCATCCTGTTCATGTTAG atctggTTCTTGTCCAAGCCAGCTTTTGCAAAGTCTGCCAGTTGATTTGAATAATGGTGGTGGTGGGTATATTTCTAATGATTTAAATCAATCGTCATTTGGATCGCAGAGGCTTAAAGGCAACAAAGAACGACCACAGTTACAGGG ccTGCGGCAACATGTAGATGGTACATTTCGACTGGCAGCACCTGGTGGCGGCACATCTTTACTAATAAGCACTTCATCCAATAACCCATCGAATAATATACTTTTGAATAAGTGTCAACAATCAGTATCCACATCCGCCGCTCAACTGCCTGTAGTGATTCATCATAGAAAATCACAGAGTCTTGATGCGAATACAATTTCAACCCAATTGACCAATAATTCACCAGGCGGCGGAGGTGGTGGGGGAGGAGGAGGAGCCGCTAAAGGTTCTTCACACGTTCGAGAAAG CAGGTTCCGATGTATTGTATCGTATCCGCCAAATAGTGAACTCGAACTAGAACTGAATGTTGGGGATATTGTTTATGTGCATAGAAAACAAAAGAATGGCTGGTACAAAGGAACACATTCTCGGACAAATAAATCGGGACTGTTTCCAGCTTCCTTTGTTGAACCTGATATATAa
- the LOC129919508 gene encoding E3 ubiquitin-protein ligase SH3RF1 isoform X2 — translation MDERTLNDLLECSVCLDRLDTSSKVLPCQHTFCRKCLEVIVASRQELRCPECRVLVDIKIDELPPNVLLMRILEGMKNAAANQHNLNKSPKIMNTPMLHPEGGQVINALVGGGPVGGMTIMNIAEQRVPNLNPTQKDKFVKCPVTDQMIQSAPTHPHNKNININEMHQQQQLHQSFPPNPQQHHQHQQHQQQQQNTQPTQNPSNANNERGYVPRVFALYDFQSKEPNDLSFKKGDVILLRRKVDANWFVGELNGREGTFPLNYVQVIVPLPVPQCIALYDFKMGPNEEEGCLNFKRGTMIHVLRRVDHNWAEGRIGSCIGIFPIAFVEMNALAEQLLDGSLQVQPTNNHQQHMPNATPRNLPPIPFDSSANDSTSSSSTVTTTSPNSTCSSNSSSNSIPSSPGSNPTSPQNNPAVKYRDYKEKRHSLNALTSGVGLSIIQSNRHSAEILSVPVSSTGGQESGSNQMQSGGQAAQSASTSSRGLNSLGSTMREQNSAPTQSRVNVLKTGGQQNVPPSLPWGYLALYPYKPRKTDELELKKGCVYIVTERCLDGWFKGKNWQDMSGVFPGNYVTPLRSRDQQQLMHQWKFVQNSQPASPQIQSPNTNQMTNNSAAPNPINILENINIRLCQMSSVPHQPPELPPRSAGGGPSTASSSSAWTKPLGHHMESFFGRKSLNGQQQQTQQQQHAAVQAASQTGKRLANKDSKDKHSGQEKDKQKDQQHNPSSSSSAVSLMKRLTNIKRSKSPSSNHVTNNQTVNTYSMDNPSFEDTVAPTNQQQTAAVPQQAPTQLPPPPSNTSNDRVTNSNVTLHPVHVRSGSCPSQLLQSLPVDLNNGGGGYISNDLNQSSFGSQRLKGNKERPQLQGLRQHVDGTFRLAAPGGGTSLLISTSSNNPSNNILLNKCQQSVSTSAAQLPVVIHHRKSQSLDANTISTQLTNNSPGGGGGGGGGGAAKGSSHVRERFRCIVSYPPNSELELELNVGDIVYVHRKQKNGWYKGTHSRTNKSGLFPASFVEPDI, via the exons GTATGAAAAACGCAGCAGCCAATCAgcacaatttaaataaatctcCTAAAATCATGAACACACCCATGTTACATCCTGAAGGAGGACAAGTAATAAATGCTCTTGTTGGTGGAGGTCCTGTTGGTGGTATGACCATAATGAATATTGCAGAACAACGCGTTCCAAATCTTAATCCAACACAAAAAGATAAATTCGTAAAATGCCCAGTTACCGATCAGATGATACAATCAGCACCCACCCACCCACAcaataaaaatatcaacatCAATGAAATgcaccaacaacaacagctACATCAATCATTTCCACCAAATCCACAACAGCAccatcaacatcaacaacatcagcaacaacaacaaaacacacAGCCCACACAAAATCCATCAAATGCTAATAATGAACGAGGATATGTGCCACGTGTTTTTGCTCTTTATGATTTCCAATCGAAAGAACCCAACGACTTGTCCTTCAAGAAAGGCGATGTGATTCTTCTTCGAAGAAAAGTCGATGCTAATTGGTTTGTTGGAGAACTAAATGGTCGCGAAGGAACATTCCCTCTTAACTATGTCCAAGTAATTGTACCCTTGCCTGTGCCACAATGCATTGCACTGTATGACTTCAAAATGGGACCAAACGAAGAAGAAGGTTGCCTTAATTTCAAAAGAGGCACAATGATTCATGTCCTCCGACGAGTTGATCATAATTGGGCTGAGGGTCGAATCGGATCTTGTATTGGAATTTTTCCAATTGCATTTGTCGAAATGAATGCCTTGGCTGAACAACTACTCGATGGTAGTCTCCAGGTTCAACCGACAAACAACCATCAGCAACATATGCCCAATGCAACTCCCAGAAATCTTCCTCCAATACCATTCGATTCGAGTGCAAATGATTCGACCAGCAGTTCATCCACAGTTACGACAACAAGTCCAAATTCGACTTGTAGCAGTAATTCGAGTTCGAATTCGATTCCAAGTAGTCCCGGATCAAATCCTACATCGCCTCAAAACAATCCAGCTGTCAAGTATAGGGATTACAAGGAGAAGCGACATTCATTGAACGCACTAACTTCGGGAGTAGGTCTTAGCATAATTCAATCGAATCGACATTCGGCGGAGATACTAAGTGTTCCAGTTTCATCGACCGGAGGTCAAGAGAGCGGCTCGAATCAAATGCAAAGTGGAGGACAAGCTGCTCAAAGTGCAAGCACATCTTCAAGAGGTTTAAATTCTCTTGGATCTACAATGCGCGAACAGAATTCAGCTCCAACACAAAGTCGGGTTAACGTCCTAAAGACTGGAGGTCAACAGAATGTTCCACCCTCATTACCTTGGGGCTATCTGGCATTGTATCCATATAAACCTAGGAAAACTGATGAACTCGAACTTAAAAAAGGCTGTGTGTATATTGTGACTGAAAGATGCTTGGATGGATGGTTCAAAGGCAAAAACTGGCAGGATATGTCAGGTGTTTTTCCCGGCAATTATGTGACCCCTTTGCGAAGTCGCGATCAACAACAATTGATGCATCAATGGAAATTCGTTCAAAACAGCCAACCAGCATCGCCACAAATTCAAAGTCCAAATACAAATCAGATGACAAATAACTCAGCTGCACCGAATCCGATAAACATTCTGGAGAACATTAATATTCGACTATGTCAGATGTCGAGTGTACCTCATCAACCGCCCGAGCTGCCACCACGCAGTGCAGGAGGTGGCCCGTCAACTGCATCGTCTTCTTCGGCTTGGACAAAACCATTAGGCCATCATATGGAATCATTTTTTGGTCGAAAATCACTAAAcggacaacaacaacaaacgcaACAGCAACAACATGCTGCAGTCCAAGCAGCATCGCAAACAGGAAAAAGACTAGCCAACAAAGACTCGAAAGATAAACACAGTGGACAagaaaaagacaaacaaaaagaCCAACAACACAACCCATCGTCTTCATCGTCAGCTGTAAGCTTGATGAAGAGACTTACCAATATAAAACGTTCCAAATCGCCAAGTTCGAATCATGTGACTAACAATCAAACAGTCAATACATATTCCATGGATAATCCATCCTTTGAGGATACTGTAGCACCAACTAACCAACAACAAACTGCTGCAGTACCTCAACAAGCACCGACACAACTACCCCCACCACCTTCAAACACATCAAATGATCGTGTAACAAATAGCAATGTTACATTGCATCCTGTTCATGTTAG atctggTTCTTGTCCAAGCCAGCTTTTGCAAAGTCTGCCAGTTGATTTGAATAATGGTGGTGGTGGGTATATTTCTAATGATTTAAATCAATCGTCATTTGGATCGCAGAGGCTTAAAGGCAACAAAGAACGACCACAGTTACAGGG ccTGCGGCAACATGTAGATGGTACATTTCGACTGGCAGCACCTGGTGGCGGCACATCTTTACTAATAAGCACTTCATCCAATAACCCATCGAATAATATACTTTTGAATAAGTGTCAACAATCAGTATCCACATCCGCCGCTCAACTGCCTGTAGTGATTCATCATAGAAAATCACAGAGTCTTGATGCGAATACAATTTCAACCCAATTGACCAATAATTCACCAGGCGGCGGAGGTGGTGGGGGAGGAGGAGGAGCCGCTAAAGGTTCTTCACACGTTCGAGAAAG GTTCCGATGTATTGTATCGTATCCGCCAAATAGTGAACTCGAACTAGAACTGAATGTTGGGGATATTGTTTATGTGCATAGAAAACAAAAGAATGGCTGGTACAAAGGAACACATTCTCGGACAAATAAATCGGGACTGTTTCCAGCTTCCTTTGTTGAACCTGATATATAa